From Bacillus basilensis, a single genomic window includes:
- a CDS encoding MBL fold metallo-hydrolase, whose product MDNEMNYGSDYKFIPATSIESGHGIEVLPDLFCYTIQIVNICFVGNPESNDFVLVDAGMPKCANEIISVAEDRFGTNSRPKAIILTHGHFDHVGGIIELIKYWDVPVYAHQMEIPFLTGLQSYPEPDPTVEGGMVAKMSPLFPNEPIDLGNSIKVLPTDGTVPHMPEFRWLHTPGHTPGHISLFREKDRTLIAGDAFVTVKQEYLYKVITQEQEISGPPRYLTTDWKAAKESVIKLEKLKPLAAVTGHGIPMSGELLSTSLKTLVQEFDKIAVPDYGKYIDEKIN is encoded by the coding sequence GTGGACAATGAGATGAATTATGGAAGTGATTACAAGTTTATTCCAGCAACTTCAATTGAAAGTGGTCATGGCATTGAAGTATTGCCTGATTTATTTTGTTACACGATTCAAATCGTCAACATCTGTTTTGTTGGAAATCCCGAGAGCAATGATTTTGTTTTAGTTGATGCTGGTATGCCTAAATGTGCAAATGAAATTATCTCTGTCGCTGAGGATCGATTTGGTACAAACAGCCGCCCAAAAGCAATCATTTTAACTCACGGGCATTTTGATCATGTTGGTGGAATAATTGAACTCATCAAGTATTGGGATGTTCCAGTCTATGCCCATCAAATGGAGATACCGTTCCTGACTGGACTACAAAGCTATCCTGAACCAGATCCAACAGTTGAAGGAGGTATGGTAGCGAAAATGTCCCCTCTGTTCCCTAACGAACCGATTGATTTAGGAAATAGCATAAAAGTGCTACCTACAGATGGAACTGTTCCCCATATGCCAGAGTTTAGATGGCTTCATACTCCAGGACACACTCCAGGACATATTTCATTATTCCGAGAAAAAGACCGAACATTAATTGCTGGGGACGCTTTTGTTACAGTGAAGCAGGAATATCTATATAAGGTAATTACTCAGGAACAAGAAATAAGCGGTCCGCCTCGTTATTTAACAACAGACTGGAAAGCTGCTAAAGAATCAGTTATTAAACTAGAGAAGTTAAAGCCTCTAGCCGCTGTTACTGGCCATGGGATACCGATGTCAGGTGAATTGCTATCAACAAGCCTCAAAACACTCGTTCAAGAATTTGATAAAATTGCTGTACCTGATTACGGAAAATATATAGATGAAAAGATAAATTAA
- a CDS encoding IS3 family transposase (programmed frameshift) codes for MAKFTADEKIQIVLRYLNGNESYREMGRSIGISDTIILNWVNQYKQNGVEAFLKRCTNYTQQFKLDVLNFMIENGMSLFETAAIFNIPAPSTISVWKKQFETQGIDALQSKKKGRLSMKKDSNKQLKQALAEGSVEALEARIQQLEMENEYFKKVECLSSKQGKITKQDKAQVVYELRHKYSVKALVELATIPRSTYYDLVKKMNRPDVDADLKAEIKAIYEENEGRYGYRRIRDELTNRGQKVNHKKVQRIMKELGLKCVVRMKKYKSYKGKVGRIAPNFLERNFHTDAPNQKWVTDITEFKLFGEKLYVSPVLDLYNGEIITYTIGSRPTYSLVSEMLEKALERLPETHQLLMHSDQGWHYQMRQYVCTLESRAIVQSMSRKGNCYDNAVIENFFGIMKSEFLYIKEFESVEHFKRELEKYIDYYNTKRIKAKLKMSPVQYRTHFYQAA; via the exons ATGGCTAAATTTACTGCTGATGAAAAAATACAAATCGTTCTACGTTATTTGAACGGAAATGAAAGTTATCGAGAAATGGGTAGATCGATCGGTATAAGTGACACAATCATTTTGAATTGGGTAAACCAATATAAACAGAATGGTGTGGAAGCTTTTCTAAAACGATGTACAAATTACACACAACAATTTAAACTAGACGTACTAAACTTTATGATTGAAAACGGTATGTCCTTATTTGAGACGGCAGCTATCTTTAACATTCCTGCCCCTTCAACGATTTCTGTTTGGAAAAAACAGTTCGAAACACAAGGAATTGATGCCCTTCAATCTAAGAAAAAGGGGCGTCTATCCATGAAAAAAGATTCAAATAAACAATTAAAACAAGCTTTAGCTGAAGGGTCAGTCGAAGCACTTGAAGCACGTATTCAACAGCTTGAGATGGAAAATGAGTACT TTAAAAAAGTTGAATGCCTTAGTTCAAAACAAGGAAAAATCACGAAACAAGACAAAGCGCAAGTAGTCTATGAATTAAGGCATAAATATTCGGTGAAGGCACTCGTGGAGCTAGCTACTATTCCTCGAAGCACGTATTATGATTTAGTAAAGAAAATGAATCGTCCAGATGTAGATGCCGATTTGAAAGCGGAGATTAAAGCGATTTATGAGGAAAATGAAGGTCGTTATGGTTACCGTCGCATTCGTGATGAATTAACGAATCGTGGTCAGAAAGTGAATCACAAGAAGGTTCAGCGCATTATGAAAGAGCTTGGATTAAAGTGTGTTGTGCGTATGAAAAAATATAAGTCTTATAAAGGAAAAGTTGGTAGAATTGCACCTAATTTTTTAGAGCGTAATTTTCATACAGATGCACCGAATCAAAAATGGGTAACAGACATCACAGAGTTTAAATTATTTGGAGAAAAACTGTATGTATCACCTGTATTAGATTTGTATAATGGTGAAATTATTACCTATACAATTGGTTCTAGACCGACGTATTCACTTGTTTCAGAGATGTTAGAGAAAGCATTGGAACGTTTACCTGAAACCCACCAGCTACTGATGCATTCAGATCAAGGATGGCATTATCAAATGAGACAGTACGTCTGTACACTTGAATCAAGAGCTATCGTCCAGAGTATGTCTCGAAAAGGCAACTGTTACGACAACGCAGTAATAGAGAATTTCTTTGGGATTATGAAGTCGGAGTTCCTCTACATAAAAGAGTTTGAAAGTGTAGAGCATTTTAAAAGAGAATTAGAAAAATATATAGATTATTATAATACGAAACGGATTAAGGCAAAATTAAAAATGAGCCCGGTACAATACCGGACTCACTTTTATCAAGCTGCCTAA
- a CDS encoding cytochrome c oxidase assembly protein gives MNNNHLHHEIWNALDIVLFVFILIMLIIYIVATILSNRHYKRWPLYRSVFWVLGLICVAIAVVGPLAHRAHNDFTVHMLVHLLLGMLAPIFIALAAPMTLFLRTLNVRTARRLSRILKSRSLQLLTHPIIATLLNLGGLWILYTTSLYSMMHESILLHLFIHFHVFIAGYLFTTSMIYVDLISHRYSYMYRSIILIIASAGHGILSKYIYAHPPAGVVTEQAEIGGVLMYYGGDFIDIVLIFILCLQWSRGSRQRTKVNNVVRSWDVSDFLKLKTLK, from the coding sequence ATGAACAATAACCATCTTCATCATGAAATATGGAATGCACTGGATATTGTACTATTCGTATTCATTTTAATTATGTTAATAATTTATATAGTAGCCACGATTTTATCAAATCGCCATTACAAACGATGGCCGTTATATCGAAGTGTCTTCTGGGTTTTAGGACTTATTTGTGTGGCAATAGCAGTTGTTGGGCCCTTAGCTCATCGTGCTCATAATGATTTCACAGTGCATATGCTTGTGCATTTACTTCTTGGGATGCTTGCTCCAATTTTTATAGCATTAGCCGCTCCAATGACTCTTTTTTTACGAACGCTCAATGTGAGAACAGCGCGACGTCTTTCAAGGATACTAAAGAGTAGGTCTCTACAACTTCTTACTCATCCAATTATCGCAACCTTGCTTAATTTAGGAGGACTATGGATTCTCTATACGACTAGCTTATACTCGATGATGCACGAAAGTATACTTCTTCATTTGTTCATACATTTCCACGTTTTTATTGCAGGATATCTGTTTACCACATCAATGATTTATGTTGATTTAATATCCCATAGGTATAGCTATATGTACCGGTCAATTATTTTAATAATTGCATCAGCTGGTCATGGGATATTATCAAAATACATATATGCTCATCCGCCTGCTGGTGTAGTTACTGAACAAGCTGAAATTGGGGGCGTGCTGATGTATTATGGAGGGGATTTCATTGATATTGTTCTTATTTTTATACTTTGTTTGCAATGGTCTAGGGGTAGCAGACAGAGAACAAAAGTTAATAATGTAGTAAGGTCATGGGATGTATCGGATTTTTTGAAACTAAAAACTTTGAAATGA
- a CDS encoding DUF2243 domain-containing protein produces MVTKTDNTSYLTSSVYLTRNLWSGILFGLGLVAFIDETIFHQLLHWHHFYDKSTTDIGLISDGLFHAFSWFATIGSLFMVADLRRRNAFWLKRWWSGLMLGSGGFQLYDGIIQHKLMKIHQIRYVDNVLIYDVIWNIIATVMLLIGILLVFQTRTDERLLRGKSLNEQ; encoded by the coding sequence ATGGTTACCAAAACCGATAATACAAGCTATTTAACCTCTTCTGTTTATTTGACCCGTAATCTATGGTCAGGTATCTTGTTTGGGCTAGGGTTAGTAGCTTTTATAGATGAAACTATTTTTCATCAACTGCTACATTGGCATCATTTCTATGATAAATCTACAACAGATATTGGACTCATTTCAGATGGTCTTTTTCATGCTTTTAGTTGGTTTGCAACGATTGGTTCCTTGTTTATGGTTGCTGATCTTCGCCGTAGAAATGCATTTTGGTTGAAAAGATGGTGGAGCGGATTAATGCTTGGTAGTGGTGGATTTCAATTATATGACGGTATAATTCAACACAAACTAATGAAAATACATCAGATTCGATACGTAGATAATGTTCTTATCTACGACGTAATATGGAATATAATTGCGACTGTAATGCTCTTAATTGGCATTCTGCTAGTTTTTCAGACAAGAACTGATGAAAGATTATTGAGAGGTAAAAGCTTAAATGAACAATAA
- the cotF gene encoding spore coat protein CotF produces MSYPNQLAWHETLELHELVAFQANGLIKLKKSVRNVPDQALQSLYIKAINAINAIQNNLQELVQFYPYAPGFQSQHRDDTGFYAGDLLGLAKTSVRNYAIAITETATPRLREVLTRQINGAIQLHAQVFNFMYERGYYPAYDLKQLLKNDVQNVQKAIQMQY; encoded by the coding sequence ATGTCTTATCCTAATCAGCTAGCATGGCATGAAACATTGGAGTTACATGAATTAGTAGCATTTCAAGCAAACGGTTTAATCAAATTAAAAAAATCAGTTAGGAATGTACCTGATCAAGCACTTCAATCGTTATATATTAAAGCTATAAATGCCATAAATGCCATCCAAAACAATCTACAAGAGTTAGTACAATTTTATCCTTATGCTCCTGGATTTCAATCGCAGCATCGTGATGACACTGGATTTTACGCTGGAGATTTACTTGGATTAGCAAAGACATCTGTTCGAAACTATGCAATAGCGATTACCGAAACTGCAACGCCGCGACTTAGAGAAGTTTTAACCCGTCAAATAAATGGTGCTATACAATTACATGCACAGGTTTTTAACTTTATGTATGAACGTGGTTACTATCCAGCTTATGATTTAAAGCAACTATTAAAAAATGATGTTCAAAATGTGCAAAAGGCAATACAAATGCAATATTAA
- a CDS encoding YqcI/YcgG family protein — MTILYDKDSLQKNIITLPHWQREAFRSFKLKMTDKNKLFPCIPAQHGFTANHLRYGFIGDPRDTNTSEDFAALLKEYTECSRDTGQYASLIVFIHTPIDLLRETTVEDFEHIYWSLLNTTSRLDEMEWPTHIPNDPMENTWEFCYHNESYFVYCATPAHVNRQSRHFSCMMLALTPRWVLQGIMNSEKRSRKLKNLIRQRLAAYDKAPIHPSLKDYGEKDNYEWQQYFLRDDETIPSKCPFSRIIKYFHKNK; from the coding sequence ATGACTATACTTTATGATAAAGACTCTTTACAAAAAAATATTATTACCCTTCCACATTGGCAACGAGAAGCTTTCCGTTCTTTTAAATTAAAAATGACAGATAAAAATAAACTGTTTCCTTGTATACCAGCTCAACACGGCTTTACAGCAAATCACCTCAGGTACGGATTTATTGGTGACCCTAGAGATACGAATACTAGCGAGGATTTTGCTGCATTACTTAAAGAATATACCGAATGTTCTAGAGACACAGGTCAATACGCCTCACTTATTGTTTTTATTCATACACCAATAGATTTACTGCGAGAAACTACAGTTGAAGATTTTGAACATATTTATTGGTCTCTACTTAATACAACTAGTCGATTGGACGAGATGGAATGGCCTACGCACATTCCAAATGACCCTATGGAGAATACTTGGGAATTTTGTTATCATAATGAATCATATTTCGTTTACTGCGCTACACCCGCCCATGTCAATAGACAAAGTAGACATTTTTCATGTATGATGCTTGCTTTAACCCCTAGATGGGTTTTACAGGGGATTATGAATTCTGAGAAACGCAGTAGAAAACTAAAAAACTTAATACGTCAACGTCTAGCCGCTTATGACAAAGCTCCTATTCATCCCTCTCTGAAAGATTATGGTGAAAAAGATAATTATGAATGGCAGCAATATTTTTTACGTGATGATGAAACCATCCCATCCAAGTGTCCATTTTCTCGAATCATAAAATACTTTCATAAAAATAAGTAA
- a CDS encoding LysE family transporter codes for MGIFLSYVFLGLSLSAPMGPINAAQLEKGIRSGFFHAWILGIGALLADVIYMALVYLGVIHFLEKDIIKLFLWSFGAFVLIYTGIESLKNANQISISNTRNDDSIIKSFFSGFFMSLSNPLTILFWLGIFGSILAKAASSYNKEQLLLYSFGIILGIFIWDITMASTSSIFRKILNARILSLITVVSGISLIIYGLYFGFQTYQIIFQ; via the coding sequence GTGGGCATATTTTTAAGCTATGTTTTCTTAGGTTTATCATTATCTGCTCCAATGGGACCTATAAATGCTGCGCAGCTAGAAAAAGGTATTAGGAGTGGGTTTTTTCACGCTTGGATCCTTGGCATAGGAGCCTTACTTGCAGATGTTATCTACATGGCACTTGTTTATTTAGGTGTAATTCATTTCCTCGAAAAAGATATTATAAAACTTTTCTTATGGTCTTTCGGCGCTTTTGTTTTAATCTATACAGGCATCGAAAGTTTAAAAAATGCGAATCAAATTAGCATTAGTAATACTAGAAATGATGATTCAATTATTAAAAGCTTTTTTTCTGGTTTTTTTATGTCTTTATCGAATCCATTAACAATTCTATTTTGGCTTGGAATTTTCGGCTCTATATTAGCAAAAGCCGCTTCTTCCTATAATAAAGAGCAGCTTTTGTTATATAGCTTTGGTATTATTTTAGGTATTTTCATTTGGGATATTACGATGGCGAGTACATCTAGTATATTTCGTAAAATTTTGAATGCTCGCATATTGTCTCTTATAACGGTAGTATCTGGAATATCACTTATTATTTATGGATTATATTTTGGTTTTCAAACTTACCAAATCATTTTTCAATAG
- a CDS encoding amino acid permease has protein sequence MTCHDVKNETKEKKDLKWWQLSLIGIGCTIGTGFFLGSSIGIKIGGSSIILILILTGFTTYIVFEALAKMAVEDPQKGSFRIYSKKAFGNWAGFSHGWTYWCSELLIMGSQLSALGIFSRYWFPKIPLWIFTAIYGVAAILIIFIGVKIFERLEKWMAIIKVAAIMGFIVIAILVILGFIKGGLYKAQIPRNFKDWFPNGLKGTWSSLIYAFYAFGGIEIMGLMTIRLKDPKDAQKSGRVMLMILTIIYVVSLGLAIMMVPLNQFNTKESPFVIALQDYNLPYVPFILNVVLILAGFSTLVGSLFAVTSVLMNLAEEGDAPAMFAKKNKKNISFPALILIIMGLGASILSALLLPKNIYEYVTTAAGLMLLYTWSLILLSFWRLMNPKGWMQIKNIIGLIMIALAVSGTLLQKTTRFGFLVSLLFLGIVIIVTVIVHFVSRKRNTAI, from the coding sequence ATGACCTGTCATGATGTTAAGAACGAAACGAAAGAAAAAAAAGATTTAAAATGGTGGCAACTCTCACTTATTGGGATTGGCTGTACAATAGGGACCGGCTTCTTTTTAGGATCCAGTATAGGAATTAAAATAGGTGGTTCGTCAATTATTCTTATTCTTATTTTAACTGGATTTACTACTTATATTGTATTTGAAGCATTGGCAAAAATGGCTGTAGAAGATCCGCAAAAAGGATCTTTTCGCATTTACTCAAAAAAAGCTTTTGGAAATTGGGCGGGTTTTAGTCATGGATGGACATATTGGTGTTCTGAACTGCTTATTATGGGCAGCCAGTTAAGTGCGTTAGGAATCTTTTCACGCTACTGGTTTCCTAAAATACCCTTATGGATATTTACTGCTATATATGGAGTAGCGGCTATATTAATTATTTTTATAGGGGTAAAGATATTCGAACGTTTAGAGAAATGGATGGCTATTATAAAAGTCGCTGCTATTATGGGGTTTATTGTAATTGCTATTTTAGTTATTTTAGGATTTATAAAGGGTGGTTTATATAAAGCACAAATTCCGCGGAATTTTAAAGATTGGTTCCCAAATGGATTAAAAGGCACTTGGTCTTCTCTAATTTATGCGTTTTATGCATTTGGAGGAATCGAAATTATGGGGTTAATGACAATAAGACTGAAAGACCCTAAAGATGCACAAAAATCAGGGAGAGTAATGTTAATGATTTTAACGATTATTTACGTAGTCTCTTTAGGGTTGGCAATTATGATGGTTCCGTTAAATCAGTTTAATACGAAAGAAAGTCCTTTTGTAATAGCGTTACAAGACTATAATTTGCCGTATGTGCCATTTATTTTAAATGTAGTATTAATTTTAGCGGGTTTTTCAACATTAGTTGGTTCATTATTTGCAGTGACAAGTGTATTAATGAACTTAGCTGAAGAAGGTGATGCACCTGCAATGTTTGCTAAAAAAAACAAAAAAAACATCTCTTTCCCAGCTCTAATTCTTATTATAATGGGACTTGGTGCTTCTATCCTTAGTGCTTTATTACTACCCAAAAATATATATGAATATGTAACAACTGCAGCTGGATTAATGTTGTTATATACATGGAGTCTCATTCTTCTTTCATTTTGGAGATTAATGAATCCAAAAGGTTGGATGCAGATAAAAAACATTATTGGTCTTATTATGATTGCACTAGCTGTTAGTGGGACATTATTGCAAAAAACAACGCGTTTTGGTTTCCTAGTGAGCTTGTTGTTTTTAGGAATAGTTATTATTGTTACTGTAATTGTTCATTTTGTCTCAAGGAAAAGGAATACAGCTATATGA
- a CDS encoding alpha/beta-type small acid-soluble spore protein, which produces MSNNNSGSSNQLLVRGAEQALDQMKYEIAQEFGVQLGADATARANGSVGGEITKRLVSLAEQQLGGGVTR; this is translated from the coding sequence ATGTCAAACAATAACAGTGGAAGTAGCAATCAATTATTAGTACGTGGCGCTGAACAAGCTCTTGATCAAATGAAATATGAAATTGCTCAAGAATTTGGCGTACAACTTGGTGCAGATGCAACAGCTCGTGCAAACGGATCTGTTGGTGGTGAAATTACGAAACGTCTCGTATCATTAGCTGAGCAACAACTTGGCGGTGGCGTTACTCGTTAA
- a CDS encoding YndM family protein: protein MKHIVALLIKYTAITAVLLIILSIFKGISIPKVLLISLFLTGAAYLIGDLFILPKYGNMIATIADLGLSFFGIWLLTSLFTDLDVTRNIGLSSFIAALIIGGTEIFFHIYMKRLVLRNDNELRNHNHIHHDKYAMEMSDEYIDSSTINKSKLEDTSKK from the coding sequence ATGAAACATATTGTTGCTTTATTAATTAAATACACAGCGATAACTGCAGTATTACTAATTATACTTAGTATCTTTAAAGGCATTTCAATTCCTAAAGTATTACTAATTTCTCTTTTCCTTACAGGAGCTGCCTATTTAATCGGAGATCTCTTCATTTTACCTAAATACGGAAATATGATTGCTACAATAGCAGATTTAGGCTTAAGCTTCTTTGGAATTTGGTTACTAACATCCTTGTTTACTGATTTAGATGTTACTCGTAATATTGGACTTTCTTCATTTATAGCCGCTTTAATTATTGGTGGAACAGAAATTTTCTTCCACATTTATATGAAGAGGCTAGTACTGCGTAACGACAATGAATTAAGAAATCACAATCATATTCATCATGATAAATATGCTATGGAAATGTCAGATGAATATATAGATTCTTCCACAATAAATAAATCCAAGCTTGAGGATACATCTAAAAAATAA
- a CDS encoding DUF3231 family protein encodes MGILSGNPQNEPLHYGEIFDIWSYLLAAQGAIASHQVFMNHTGDEDLKKFLEGLIENDMNSEIEELKTLLKVNGVALPPAPPERPVASIEDIPPGARINDAEIAAAVSAGLAAGLVTCSQVMGKCLREDVGMLFGQFHMKKAQAGVTLLRLSKKKGWVVPPPLHVRNSDQA; translated from the coding sequence ATGGGTATATTAAGTGGAAATCCTCAAAATGAACCTTTACATTACGGAGAGATATTTGACATTTGGAGTTATCTTCTTGCTGCACAGGGTGCGATTGCAAGCCATCAAGTATTTATGAATCACACAGGTGATGAAGATTTGAAGAAGTTTTTAGAAGGCTTAATTGAAAATGATATGAATTCGGAAATAGAAGAGTTAAAAACTCTTTTAAAGGTTAATGGGGTAGCTTTACCGCCTGCTCCGCCAGAACGACCAGTTGCATCTATCGAAGACATTCCTCCAGGAGCGCGTATTAATGATGCTGAAATTGCAGCAGCTGTTTCTGCAGGATTAGCAGCTGGACTTGTGACATGTAGTCAAGTGATGGGAAAATGTCTGCGAGAAGATGTAGGGATGCTATTCGGACAATTTCATATGAAAAAAGCACAAGCAGGTGTAACTTTGCTACGTTTAAGTAAGAAAAAAGGGTGGGTAGTTCCACCTCCGTTACATGTAAGAAATTCTGATCAAGCTTAA
- the sasP gene encoding small acid-soluble spore protein, SasP family codes for MTNNNSGSRNELLVRGAEQALDQMKYEIAQEFGVQLGADTTARSNGSVGGEITKRLVAMAEQQLGGRANR; via the coding sequence ATGACAAACAATAACAGTGGAAGTCGTAATGAATTGTTAGTTCGAGGTGCTGAACAAGCTCTTGATCAAATGAAATATGAAATTGCACAAGAGTTTGGTGTACAACTTGGTGCAGATACAACAGCTCGTTCAAATGGATCTGTTGGTGGTGAAATTACAAAACGTTTAGTAGCAATGGCTGAACAACAACTTGGTGGTAGAGCTAACCGCTAA
- a CDS encoding zinc-dependent alcohol dehydrogenase: MKAVTYQGPNQVQVKQVDDAKLEKKDDIIVKITSTAICGSDLHLYQGNMPLPQGYIIGHEPIGIVEEVGPDVTKVKKGDRVVIPFNVACGHCFYCQHEMESQCDNSNPHYDSGGYFGYTEKFGNHPGGQAEYLKVPFGNFTPFVIPESCELEDESLLFLSDVLPTAYWSVINAGVKPGDTVIVLGCGPVGLMTQKFAWMQGAKRVIAVDYLDYRINYAKKINNVEVFEFTKFPDMGEHLKEITHGGADVVIDCVGMDGKKSPLEFLEQKLKLQGGTLGPIQIATKAVRKYGTVQMTGVYGGNYNAFPLGAFWVRNINLKMGQAPVIHFMPELFEKITNKEFDPKEIITHKIPLEEASYGYQIFNNREDDCIKVILKP, encoded by the coding sequence ATGAAAGCTGTAACCTATCAAGGACCAAACCAAGTACAGGTTAAACAAGTGGATGATGCAAAGTTAGAGAAAAAAGATGATATTATTGTAAAGATTACTTCAACCGCTATTTGCGGTTCTGATTTACATTTATATCAAGGTAACATGCCTTTACCTCAAGGATACATTATTGGCCATGAGCCAATAGGAATTGTTGAAGAAGTGGGCCCAGATGTTACTAAAGTGAAAAAAGGAGATCGTGTTGTTATCCCCTTTAATGTTGCTTGTGGACATTGTTTTTATTGCCAACACGAAATGGAAAGTCAATGTGATAACTCGAACCCTCATTACGATTCTGGTGGATACTTTGGTTATACAGAGAAATTTGGTAACCATCCGGGCGGACAAGCTGAATATTTAAAAGTTCCTTTTGGAAATTTCACTCCATTTGTTATACCGGAATCATGCGAACTTGAAGATGAATCCCTACTCTTTTTATCGGATGTTTTGCCAACAGCCTATTGGAGTGTAATAAATGCAGGTGTTAAACCAGGTGATACTGTTATTGTCCTTGGTTGTGGACCTGTTGGATTAATGACACAAAAATTCGCTTGGATGCAAGGTGCTAAACGCGTAATCGCAGTCGATTACTTAGATTATCGAATAAATTATGCAAAAAAGATTAACAATGTTGAGGTATTTGAATTTACAAAATTTCCTGATATGGGAGAACATTTAAAAGAAATCACACATGGCGGTGCGGATGTAGTCATTGATTGCGTGGGCATGGATGGTAAAAAATCGCCCCTAGAATTTCTGGAACAAAAATTAAAACTACAAGGTGGTACCCTCGGTCCTATTCAAATTGCTACGAAAGCCGTAAGAAAATATGGAACAGTTCAAATGACTGGTGTTTATGGTGGTAATTATAATGCATTTCCACTCGGAGCATTTTGGGTTAGAAATATTAATCTGAAAATGGGACAAGCACCTGTTATTCATTTTATGCCGGAACTATTTGAAAAAATAACAAACAAAGAATTCGATCCAAAAGAGATTATTACACACAAAATCCCCCTTGAAGAAGCGAGCTATGGTTATCAAATTTTTAATAACCGGGAAGATGATTGTATAAAAGTCATTTTGAAGCCTTGA
- a CDS encoding manganese catalase family protein: protein MFYYKEELINMIKPDKPDPAAAKVLQEILGGHYGEMRTMMQYFFQSSNFRGKEKQYRDLLRGVFLEEISHVELVQHTINQLLTGSGEPTPGNAGIDTAPLDEAVKHANPHHFIVGAQSSLPVDAAGNPWNGSWVYSHGNLISDLLDNVVLESTGVLQKTRIYEMSSNQTFRETLAFLIVRDNAHQNAFAKALETLGVEWGKLFPVPNYDINKYPECRKYVDMGFHNAQFNFSLDPTRMGEIFQGESPSRNKGTLTVTDPPKGFPVPELPEMPNEHSPGLKDMDL from the coding sequence ATGTTTTATTATAAAGAGGAACTAATTAATATGATTAAGCCGGATAAACCAGATCCAGCTGCTGCAAAAGTTTTACAAGAAATATTAGGTGGGCATTATGGTGAAATGCGTACAATGATGCAATACTTCTTCCAAAGCTCAAATTTTAGAGGTAAAGAGAAGCAATATCGTGATTTACTTCGAGGTGTTTTTTTAGAGGAAATAAGCCATGTAGAACTTGTACAACATACAATTAATCAACTATTAACTGGATCTGGTGAACCTACGCCAGGAAATGCTGGTATTGACACAGCACCACTTGACGAAGCGGTTAAACATGCAAATCCTCATCACTTTATTGTAGGTGCTCAAAGTTCATTACCTGTTGATGCAGCTGGTAACCCATGGAATGGATCTTGGGTATATAGTCATGGAAACTTAATTAGCGATTTATTAGATAATGTCGTACTTGAATCTACAGGTGTACTTCAAAAAACTAGAATTTATGAAATGAGTTCCAATCAAACCTTTAGAGAAACACTTGCATTTTTAATTGTACGAGATAATGCACATCAAAATGCTTTTGCAAAAGCTTTAGAGACACTTGGGGTTGAATGGGGGAAACTCTTCCCTGTGCCGAACTATGATATTAATAAATACCCAGAGTGCAGAAAGTATGTAGACATGGGGTTCCATAACGCACAATTTAATTTTAGTTTAGATCCAACAAGAATGGGAGAAATATTCCAAGGTGAATCACCAAGTAGAAACAAAGGAACACTAACAGTAACTGACCCGCCAAAAGGTTTTCCTGTACCAGAGCTTCCTGAAATGCCAAATGAGCATAGTCCCGGATTAAAAGATATGGATCTTTAA